A region from the bacterium genome encodes:
- the rsxC gene encoding electron transport complex subunit RsxC, whose protein sequence is MQLSSFRGGIHPPHHKHETEHKAIVTAPISEKIILPLSQHIGAPCKPLVKVGQQVKAGQKIAESESFISAPIHASVSGIVESIAPHPHFTGVDMMSIIIIPDRNQESVPFPEIANPEEEPAERIKTLVKEAGIVGMGGAAFPTFVKLYPPKDKRIDSLVINACECESFLTCDHRLLLERMDDILKGVNLVLRAIEAQSAYIGIEDNKPDAIQAVRARIEAAGFSNIQVVALETKYPQGCEKQLIKAVLNREVPLRKLPSEVGAVVQNAGTVLAVYEAVRFGKPLIERVLTVSGPGIQTPQNILAKLGTPISHLISFCGGWKDGPPGKIVVGGPMTGFAIANLDIPIVKGTSGIVVFPRHLVPDPDRYWPCLKCGKCADICPMFLTPNLIGYYSEKERYREADECGALDCMECGSCAFVCPSRRPMIQLIRKAKAQIMAQKRKPMMK, encoded by the coding sequence ATGCAATTATCATCTTTTAGAGGAGGAATTCATCCTCCGCATCACAAACACGAGACAGAACATAAAGCTATTGTTACCGCACCGATATCCGAAAAAATAATTCTTCCTTTAAGTCAGCATATCGGTGCCCCCTGTAAGCCTCTGGTAAAAGTCGGACAGCAGGTCAAGGCAGGCCAGAAAATCGCCGAATCCGAGTCTTTCATCTCTGCACCGATCCATGCAAGCGTTTCCGGCATTGTCGAATCGATCGCACCTCACCCTCATTTCACCGGGGTGGATATGATGAGCATTATCATCATTCCGGACCGGAATCAGGAGTCGGTCCCTTTTCCGGAGATAGCCAATCCGGAAGAAGAGCCGGCAGAAAGGATAAAGACGCTCGTCAAAGAGGCCGGTATCGTGGGCATGGGGGGGGCTGCCTTCCCGACCTTTGTCAAGTTGTACCCGCCCAAGGACAAGCGGATTGACAGTCTGGTTATCAACGCCTGTGAATGTGAATCCTTCCTGACCTGTGATCACCGTCTGCTTCTGGAACGGATGGATGACATCCTGAAAGGGGTCAACCTGGTCCTGCGGGCCATCGAAGCTCAGAGCGCCTATATCGGCATTGAAGATAATAAACCTGACGCTATACAGGCTGTTCGTGCGCGCATCGAAGCAGCCGGATTTTCCAACATCCAGGTAGTTGCCCTTGAAACCAAGTACCCGCAAGGATGTGAGAAACAGCTTATCAAAGCGGTGCTCAACCGGGAAGTTCCTCTCCGGAAACTTCCCAGCGAGGTCGGTGCCGTTGTCCAGAATGCAGGAACCGTTCTGGCCGTTTATGAAGCCGTCAGGTTCGGCAAGCCGCTGATCGAGAGGGTATTGACGGTGAGCGGGCCGGGAATACAGACTCCTCAGAACATCCTGGCCAAACTGGGAACTCCTATCAGCCATCTGATCTCTTTCTGCGGCGGATGGAAAGATGGCCCGCCGGGGAAAATAGTCGTTGGCGGGCCGATGACCGGTTTTGCTATTGCAAACCTTGATATTCCAATCGTCAAAGGAACATCCGGAATCGTGGTCTTTCCCCGGCATCTGGTTCCTGATCCCGATAGATACTGGCCTTGCCTGAAATGCGGAAAATGCGCTGACATTTGCCCCATGTTCCTGACGCCGAACCTGATTGGATATTATTCGGAAAAGGAACGCTACCGTGAGGCGGATGAATGCGGGGCCCTGGATTGTATGGAATGCGGCTCCTGTGCCTTTGTCTGTCCGTCCCGCAGACCGATGATTCAGCTTATCAGAAAGGCCAAAGCCCAGATAATGGCCCAAAAGAGAAAACCTATGATGAAATGA